A region of Huiozyma naganishii CBS 8797 chromosome 12, complete genome DNA encodes the following proteins:
- the IRC5 gene encoding putative ATPase (similar to Saccharomyces cerevisiae YFR038W; ancestral locus Anc_7.205), with translation MTVAMNRRTRSIPAGRRSVNYTEKEEDDLTTDSLQESTSDEEDTGRSVESGDAPIWLKDTVDPDSDVELESEDELDANEDRDLQDLLLTKERTRAEDDSGDDDEDLAEGMNTVSLKLKKLDEFVQQSQVYSSIIADTLLKRTSELKDEQLETAPPQKKQKLAKGKRSILDFFRKRTPAEEREQAATPNVTEVDQEQPSLLKNCTLKPYQLEGLNWLITLYENGLNGILADEMGLGKTIQSIALLAFIYEMDTQGPFLIAAPLSTLDNWINEFARFAPDVSVCKYYHQGGHVERAKLLRKFFKETHGTGVVITSYEIIMRDTEYIMSKEWKFLIVDEGHRLKNVNSKLIKELKRINTSNRLLLTGTPLQNNLAELWSLLNFILPDIFSDFEIFNKWFDFKDLDLQSNSKRLNKVINDELEKNLITNLHTILKPFLLRRLKKNVLAGILPPKREYIVNCPLTPIQRKFYKKTLGGNLRVTIFKELMKQYFTLNSDHLGKISNKSIREFIDYKLGQQRDNNLPDMDATVSETVLKMDQIYQKNLHQQILNKKTQSMMIQLRQIVDSTFLFYFPYVEPEDLTLDALLQTSGKLQTLQKLAIPLIKKGHKVLIFSQFVNMLDLIEDWCELNLVESLRIDGSVDNETRKKDIENFNSPKGKHSVFLLSTRAAGLGINLVAADTVVLFDSDWNPQVDLQAMDRCHRIGQDKPVIVYRFCCDNTIEHVILTRAANKRRLERLVIQMGKFNTLKKLALNEGSFLQQSTGLTNKSTNKELVTELSQLLMSGESSIGFNRSKTEQAEIDEPLTRAEIKELTDRSLAAYKPDRTVELPHVRLFETTSSY, from the coding sequence ATGACCGTGGCTATGAACAGACGCACGCGATCAATTCCAGCGGGTAGACGAAGTGTGAATTATAcggagaaagaagaggatgatTTGACCACGGATTCCCTCCAAGAGAGCACGAGTGATGAGGAGGATACGGGACGGTCTGTCGAATCGGGGGACGCACCGATCTGGCTGAAGGATACAGTGGATCCGGATTCGGATGTTGAATTGGAGTCTGAGGATGAACTTGATGCCAATGAGGACAGAGACCTGCAGGATTTACTTCTTACTAAGGAGCGCACTCGGGCAGAGGACGACTCCGgcgacgatgacgaagatCTTGCTGAGGGAATGAACACCGTTTCcctgaaattgaagaaactcGATGAGTTTGTGCAGCAGAGCCAGGTGTACTCCAGTATTATAGCGGACACTTTGCTGAAACGTACAAGCGAGTTGAAGGATGAACAACTGGAGACTGCTCCACcacaaaagaaacagaaacttgCCAAGGGGAAAAGGTCTATCTTGGATTTTTTCAGGAAAAGGACCCCAGCAGAGGAGAGGGAGCAGGCAGCGACACCGAATGTGACAGAGGTAGACCAGGAACAACCCagtcttttgaaaaattgtacTTTGAAACCTTATCAATTGGAAGGTTTGAACTGGTTGATTACTCTGTACGAAAACGGGCTCAACGGGATTCTCGCGGATGAAATGGGGCTTGGGAAGACCATACAGAGTATTGCACTACTCGCGTTCATATACGAGATGGACACACAGGGACCCTTTTTAATTGCTGCACCTCTAAGCACTCTCGACAACTGGATAAATGAATTTGCTAGATTTGCACCCGATGTCTCAGTGTGCAAATACTACCATCAGGGGGGCCACGTAGAGAGAGCAAAGTTGTTGCGgaaattcttcaaggagACACACGGTACAGGGGTCGTTATCACATCGTATGAGATCATTATGAGAGACACCGAATACATAATGTCCAAAGAATGGAAATTTCTGATTGTCGACGAGGGTCACCGCTTGAAAAACGTCAACAGTaaattgatcaaagaactgaaaaGGATTAACACCTCAAACAGATTGTTGCTAACCGGCACCCCTCTACAAAACAACCTCGCAGAGTTGTGGTCACTCCTAAACTTTATTTTACCAGATATATTCTCCGATTTTGaaatcttcaacaaatggTTCGACTTCAAGGACTTGGACTTACAGAGTAACTCAAAGAGACTCAACAAAGTTATCAATgatgaactggaaaaaaatctTATTACCAATTTACACACTATCCTAAAGCCATTCCTTCTGAGAagattgaagaagaacgtcCTTGCCGGTATATTACCGCCGAAACGGGAGTACATTGTAAACTGTCCATTAACGCCCATACAGAGGAAGTTTTATAAGAAGACCCTTGGGGGCAATTTGAGAGTCAccattttcaaagagttgatgAAACAGTATTTCACTTTAAACTCGGATCATTTGGGGAAGATATCAAACAAGTCCATCAGGGAGTTTATCGACTATAAACTGGGCCAGCAACGCGACAATAACCTACCAGATATGGACGCTACAGTTTCAGAGACCGTCTTGAAGATGGACCAAATCTATCAGAAAAATCTACACCAACAAATCCTAAACAAGAAAACCCAGAGTATGATGATACAGCTACGACAAATTGTTGATTCCACGTTCCTGTTCTACTTCCCATACGTGGAACCCGAGGACCTTACACTTGACGCTTTACTGCAGACATCCGGTAAACTACAGACTCTACAAAAGCTGGCAATCCCTCTCATCAAGAAGGGACACAAGGTGCTTATCTTCTCGCAGTTTGTCAACATGCTCGATTTGATAGAAGACTGGTGTGAACTCAATTTGGTCGAATCGCTCAGAATAGATGGTTCCGTAGACAACGAAACGAGAAAGAAGGACATAGAGAACTTCAACTCGCCAAAGGGGAAACACTCGGTCTTCCTTCTGTCCACGAGAGCAGCAGGACTTGGCATCAACCTGGTTGCTGCTGACACAGTCGTGCTATTCGACAGCGACTGGAATCCACAAGTGGATTTACAGGCAATGGACCGCTGCCACAGGATAGGACAGGATAAACCCGTGATAGTGTATAGATTTTGTTGCGATAACACAATAGAACACGTCATTCTAACAAGAGCTGCCAATAAGAGGAGACTCGAACGTTTGGTAATTCAAATGGGGAAATTcaatactttgaaaaagCTCGCACTGAACGAGGGTTCGTTCTTACAACAGAGCACCGGGTTGACAAATAAATCAACCAACAAAGAGCTTGTGACGGAACTCTCGCAACTCTTGATGAGCGGCGAATCTAGTATTGGTTTCAACCGTAGCAAGACCGAGCAAGCAGAGATCGATGAACCTTTGACACGCGCAGAAATCAAGGAATTGACAGACCGGTCGCTTGCAGCCTACAAACCCGACCGAACTGTGGAATTGCCGCACGTCAGATTGTTCGAGACAACGTCCAGTTATTGA
- the KNAG0L01270 gene encoding aldo/keto reductase codes for MSVVNQVRFGNTGMKISPFIVGCMSYGDRKFRPWVLEDEEKVFEILKYCYDHGVRTFDTANVYCNGASERLLGKFLKKYNINRETVVILTKVYFPVDESLEPFDFTVGGKNDPLTDVTLSNQRGLSRKNIIASVDKSIERLGTYIDVLQIHRLDHECTGKEIMKALNDVVESNKVRYIGASTMLATEFVELQMIADKYDWFQFVSSQTEYSLLFREDERELLSYTKRNNLAVLPWSPNARGLLCRPLGTKTERSTTESRMLLNMSESDKLIVKRVEELAKKKNVSMAMISEAWVMSKGYQPIIGFSSVERVKEAIEATKIELTDDEIKYLEEPYQPKKYAIVT; via the coding sequence atgagTGTAGTCAATCAAGTACGTTTCGGTAACACAGGGATGAAGATATCCCCCTTCATCGTTGGGTGCATGTCATACGGTGACCGGAAGTTTCGTCCTTGGGTTCTagaagacgaggagaaagttttcgaaattttgaagtacTGTTACGACCATGGTGTCAGAACTTTCGACACGGCTAACGTTTACTGTAATGGGGCAAGTGAAAGGTTGCTCGGTaagttcttgaaaaaatacaaCATTAACAGAGAAACGGTTGTCATCCTGACAAAAGTCTACTTCCCAGTGGATGAATCTTTGGAGCCTTTCGACTTCACAGTCGGTGGTAAAAATGATCCATTGACGGATGTCACTCTTTCAAACCAGAGAGGGTTGTCAAGAAAGAACATCATTGCCAGCGTGGACAAATCTATTGAAAGATTGGGCACGTACATTGATGTTTTGCAAATCCACAGACTGGATCATGAATGTACCGGGAAGGAGATTATGAAGGCATTGAACGATGTTGTCGAATCAAACAAGGTTAGATACATTGGTGCGTCGACAATGTTGGCAACCGAgtttgttgaacttcagATGATTGCAGACAAGTACGACTGGTTCCAATTTGTTAGCTCCCAAACTGAATACAGCTTGCTGTTCAGGGAAGACGAAAGGGAGCTTCTTTCTTACACAAAGCGGAACAATCTTGCTGTTCTTCCATGGTCTCCTAACGCACGTGGTCTTTTGTGTAGACCACTAGGTACTAAAACTGAAAGAAGTACCACTGAAAGCCGGATGCTACTAAATATGTCGGAAAGTGACAAACTTATTGTTAAGAGAGTTGAGGAGCTcgcaaagaagaaaaacgTGTCAATGGCGATGATTTCTGAAGCCTGGGTGATGAGTAAGGGCTACCAACCTATCATTGGGTTCAGTTCTGTCGAGAGAGTGAAGGAAGCGATCGAGGCCACTAAAATCGAGTTGACTGATGACGAAATCAAGTATTTGGAGGAACCATACCAGCCAAAAAAGTATGCCATTGTGACCTGA
- the ERG28 gene encoding Erg28p (similar to Saccharomyces cerevisiae ERG28 (YER044C); ancestral locus Anc_7.207): protein MLSFEDVITYTQTTISSLPPGNLPKWLLFISVVSIFNSIQTYISGLALTRKVYGNKPQETTKLSARTFGTWTFVSCIIRLYGAFYLNELHIYQLAMISYLIALFHFGSELIFFRTCKLNSGFMGPLVVSTTSLVWMYSQFEYYTGTKWTLW, encoded by the coding sequence ATGCTATCCTTTGAAGACGTCATAACCTACACCCAAACTACCATTTCTAGCCTTCCCCCTGGAAACCTCCCAAAATGGTTGCTGTTTATTTCAGTCGTGTCAATCTTCAATTCCATTCAAACGTACATTTCAGGTCTGGCGTTGACTCGCAAAGTTTATGGTAACAAGCCACAGGAGACTACGAAATTGAGTGCTAGAACTTTTGGTACTTGGACCTTCGTGTCATGTATCATCAGATTGTACGGTGCCTTCTACCTGAACGAACTGCACATTTATCAGTTGGCCATGATTTCTTATCTGATAGCTTTGTTCCATTTTGGCTCTGAattgatcttcttcagaaCCTGCAAACTCAACTCTGGCTTTATGGGGCCATTGGTTGTGTCCACAACTTCGTTGGTGTGGATGTACAGCCAATTTGAATACTACACCGGAACGAAGTGGACATTATGGTAA
- the MEI4 gene encoding Mei4p (similar to Saccharomyces cerevisiae MEI4 (YER044C-A); ancestral locus Anc_7.210), with protein sequence MELINPLLRISSKLLRIDKTNLDMVKLLSADVTKNRFSSWGVPCYKYLLIRVTSKSVSNVTRSNIGEIQIMFQSFQNMLLAYCCLHLHKNSNYNFTKTIIERLVIDFVNIPLEQTSINITSYIRLHSRLVVSILNTKLKLGLLPLQSLAAIEQLELVIESMAVVLVDLSQSNPPAGMRRHAAYVKVFQKRTTPIVYCDLFKKMVSKKTACRFRKVLHELLKILDDIEWPLIDAMAANGQHMEKIRNYRKYIQATLLVLGDLKLNSQFRLLTRFHKFFT encoded by the coding sequence ATGGAACTGATAAACCCTCTTCTACGCATTAGTTCGAAATTGCTGCGTATCGACAAAACCAACTTGGACATGGTAAAGTTGCTAAGCGCGGATGTAACTAAAAATAGATTTAGTAGTTGGGGCGTACCATGCTACAAATATCTATTGATCAGAGtaacttcaaaatctgtCAGTAACGTAACAAGAAGCAACATTGGTGAAATCCAAATCATGTTTCAGTCGTTTCAAAACATGCTTCTTGCCTATTGCTGCCTACATCTACACAAAAATTCCAATTACAATTTTACCAAGACTATTATCGAACGATTAgttattgattttgttaACATCCCTTTAGAACAAACTAGTATAAACATTACCAGTTACATTCGGCTTCACAGCCGGCTCGTCGTGTCCATTTTGAACACAAAACTCAAGCTCGGCTTGTTGCcccttcaaagtcttgCCGCGATAGAACAACTAGAACTGGTGATAGAAAGTATGGCCGTTGTTCTGGTTGATCTTTCACAAAGCAATCCCCCAGCGGGCATGCGGAGGCACGCTGCTTACGTAAAGGTCTTCCAGAAGCGCACGACGCCAATTGTCTACTGTGACCTTTTTAAGAAAATGGTAAGCAAAAAAACGGCCTGCAGATTCCGCAAAGTGCTGCACGAGCTGCTAAAAATTTTGGATGATATTGAGTGGCCCCTCATAGACGCAATGGCCGCAAATGGACAGCATATGGAAAAGATTAGAAACTACAGAAAGTACATTCAAGCAACATTGCTAGTACTCGGCGACCTGAAACTGAATTCACAGTTCAGGCTGTTGACTCGCTTCCATAAGTTCTTCACGTGA
- the ACA1 gene encoding Aca1p (similar to Saccharomyces cerevisiae ACA1 (YER045C) and CST6 (YIL036W); ancestral locus Anc_7.211) — protein sequence MCYAQGSDDNDESSDKSNSYTKLFFDNGLVDEKQKLATFYNPGEVPGIYDELQEQQPSLNRRISIANGQISQLNREVESPPILQPQQQPAQQPAQQPVLQPVLQPVQQQQPPKLSTQNPPQQSVLLWQPPAMQRYSSQGQPQEHVAMQSSASLGMWQLNEEWKRYKALERNRLSASKSRQRKKAKEEQLMTKFNHIKTENRKLRAKVVKCERLFVKLNKFVSMHCNDSQHNEELQKLKLFQDMLNIEFGIAETDPKSGIVIRLDEDQISSESITSSD from the coding sequence ATGTGTTACGCGCAGGGTAGTGATGATAACGATGAAAGTTCTGATAAAAGCAATAGTTATACAAAGCTATTTTTTGACAATGGACTAGTCGATGAGAAACAGAAGTTGGCGACTTTCTACAATCCAGGGGAAGTCCCGGGTATTTATGACGAGTTGCAGGAACAACAACCCTCATTGAACAGAAGAATATCGATAGCTAACGGACAAATATCCCAATTGAATAGGGAAGTCGAGAGCCCTCCGATTTTACAACCTCAGCAACAGCCAGCGCAGCAGCCAGCACAACAGCCAGTACTACAGCCAGTACTACAGCCAgtgcagcagcaacaacctcCAAAATTGTCCACACAAAACCCTCCACAGCAGTCTGTACTGCTCTGGCAACCTCCAGCGATGCAACGATACTCGTCTCAAGGTCAACCTCAGGAACACGTGGCAATGCAGAGTTCTGCGTCGTTGGGGATGTGGCAGTTGAACGAGGAATGGAAAAGATACAAAGCGCTGGAACGAAATAGATTGTCCGCATCGAAGTCTCGTCAACGGAAGAAGGCCAAAGAGGAGCAGTTGATGACCAAATTCAACCACATCAAAACGGAGAACAGGAAATTGCGCGCGAAAGTGGTCAAATGCGAGAGACTGTTCGTAaaactgaacaaatttGTCAGTATGCATTGTAATGACTCGCAACATAACGAGGAATTGCAAAAACTaaaactgtttcaagatatgCTGAATATCGAATTTGGTATTGCGGAGACAGACCCGAAATCTGGGATAGTCATCAGGCTGGATGAGGACCAGATCTCTTCCGAATCCATTACAAGTTCAGATTAA
- the SPO73 gene encoding Spo73p (similar to Saccharomyces cerevisiae SPO73 (YER046W); ancestral locus Anc_7.212): MTLQRQVDYVTDTIIENERGLTVLGYPIFSPKFLLPHLDPANFQLVLDHGHLVELNVLNTRNSHSLDELYPLPWVDSQAAAAGGVAPGAGADSAETGWFVQMSNRDDTDDQGWCYSWSFGCHRWKSKNGFVRKRMWVRLPRGNSGLSHLNGADTH; the protein is encoded by the coding sequence ATGACGTTGCAGCGGCAAGTTGATTATGTAACGGACACAATCATCGAGAACGAGCGCGGGTTGACGGTGCTTGGGTACCCGATCTTTTCACCTAAATTCCTCCTGCCGCATCTGGACCCGGCAAACTTCCAATTGGTCCTCGATCACGGACATCTTGTCGAGCTTAACGTGCTCAACACAAGGAATTCGCATTCTCTGGACGAGCTGTACCCCTTGCCCTGGGTGGACTCGCAGGCAGCCGCCGCAGGAGGGGTTGCACCGGGAGCAGGGGCAGATTCAGCGGAGACCGGGTGGTTCGTGCAAATGTCCAATAGGGATGACACAGACGACCAAGGGTGGTGCTACAGTTGGTCGTTCGGCTGCCACCGGTGGAAATCGAAAAACGGTTTTGTACGCAAAAGAATGTGGGTACGGTTGCCAAGGGGCAATTCCGGTTTATCGCACTTGAACGGGGCAGATACACACTGA
- the SAP1 gene encoding putative AAA family ATPase SAP1 (similar to Saccharomyces cerevisiae SAP1 (YER047C); ancestral locus Anc_7.215) — MESYSTKEQNGSSSILDKWNKLRRKPQQPLSDLSELYSKVANEIIYYKQLQDSGHVKKALQGWKALTTDIMFRLTLIDHRYPNLQYYRPDELSLLTGVKELYQKADKHLEQAQDIIEKHPELNVDTDSHNKVYYSTDHKKSLTRMQHSVPLSSPPLQQQQGHQNHGFSRTTLRTQKPYLHSYSISGTNQQDHNQQRQNQQPQHQVKVNFSQSKPLNYSSRSLRSENDVHRNRHDDTHKLNLFDVFDTDNILEEDETPQPQQQPILIESSDEAGEHYEEDDNSNDFDVSDYYDNYLEVNGEDLARFNALDRLNGETTLHDQMKDLTVSTPPELPKLPPLPSAFPPLVPKTLAPPPAQSVPPPDIGASAISAPVLNAVRSRGPINKKHNLMNKCNSVTPPASAPALPSRPTPQGAVKLNNSTPALNTTVMTSGTHASNGNKSKPAVLKKTSTKSSSSLPTKVTKQALNLEHPQKLPQTISASQVAQLVYNGSTSNPPVRKGKPMMKKNVVSRERLKTETKNPTVTKTRTSIKPVVKKPATEPNLKTGKPTSTNMKKKKSATATPPQNTPPPPPANVTKQPQGKEVDNAEEDKVDSKDADEERLINSIPGIDKALAKQILQDIVVHGDEVHWEDIAGLNSAKNSLKEAVVYPFLRPDLFLGLREPVTGMLLFGPPGTGKTMLARAVACESHSTFFSISASSLTSKYLGESEKLVRALFMIAQRLAPSIIFVDEIDSLLGSRNQDGENESSRRIKNEFLVQWSALSSAAAGKQVKTGSKAEDKRVLVLAATNLPWSIDEAARRRFVRRQYIPLPESETRRVQFEKLLSYQIHSLTSADFEELVKVTQGYSGSDITSLAKDAAMGPLRELGDQLLLTDRDEIRAVTLGDFTNSLEYIKPSVSKEGLSEYENWALHFGSSGT; from the coding sequence ATGGAGTCGTACAGCACGAAGGAACAGAACGGGTCCTCTTCTATCTTAGATAAGTGGAACAAACTTCGAAGGAAGCCGCAACAGCCGTTGTCCGACCTCTCAGAGCTGTACTCGAAAGTAGCCAATGAGATCATCTACTACAAGCAGTTACAGGACTCTGGCCATGTCAAAAAGGCGTTGCAAGGATGGAAGGCACTCACGACCGACATCATGTTTCGACTTACGTTGATTGATCATAGGTACCCAAACTTACAGTATTATAGGCCAGACGAGTTGAGTCTTCTTACAGGGGTTAAAGAGTTGTACCAAAAGGCAGATAAGCACTTGGAACAAGCACAAGATATTATTGAGAAGCACCCAGAGTTGAACGTTGATACAGACTCGCATAATAAGGTTTACTACTCTACGGACCATAAGAAATCATTGACAAGAATGCAGCATTCTGTGCCGTTATCGTCACCACCattgcagcagcagcaggggcACCAAAACCACGGCTTTTCAAGGACCACTTTACGAACACAAAAACCGTACCTACATTCATATTCTATCTCAGGGACAAACCAACAGGATCACAATCAACAACgtcaaaatcaacaacCGCAGCATCAAGTAAAGGTCAATTTTTCACAATCGAAGCCCCTGAATTATTCTAGCAGGAGTCTTCGCAGTGAAAACGACGTTCATCGGAACCGCCACGACGACACTCATAAGTTGAACTTATTTGATGTGTTTGATACGGATAACATCTTGGAAGAGGATGAAACACCTCAgccacagcaacaaccaaTTTTAATTGAAAGTAGCGATGAAGCAGGGGAACATTATGAAGAGGATGATAACAGTAATGACTTCGATGTTTCCGATTATTATGACAACTACCTTGAGGTCAACGGAGAGGATTTGGCCAGGTTCAATGCATTAGATAGACTGAACGGTGAAACGACATTGCACGATCAAATGAAGGATTTGACCGTCTCCACTCCACCTGAGCTGCCGAAACTTCCGCCGTTGCCCTCCGCATTCCCTCCATTGGTCCCCAAAACGTTGGCGCCGCCGCCAGCTCAGTCTGTCCCACCACCAGATATTGGCGCCTCAGCAATTTCGGCACCCGTTTTGAATGCTGTTCGCAGCAGGGGACCCATTAACAAAAAGCATAATCTTATGAACAAATGTAATTCCGTTACACCGCCGGCAAGTGCGCCCGCTTTGCCATCGCGACCAACGCCACAGGGTGCTGTGAAACTTAATAATTCAACCCCGGCACTAAACACTACCGTCATGACGTCTGGTACCCATGCCAGTAATGGCAACAAGTCCAAACCGGCtgtcttgaagaagacgtcTACTAaatcttcatcgtcattaCCGACAAAAGTGACAAAGCAGGCGTTGAATTTGGAACACCCACAGAAGTTGCCCCAAACGATTTCAGCCTCGCAGGTCGCTCAACTGGTTTACAATGGCAGCACGTCGAATCCCCCCGTGCGGAAGGGCAAGCCcatgatgaagaagaatgtAGTTTCGAGAGAAAGACTCAAAACTGAGACCAAAAACCCCACAGTGACAAAGACGAGGACAAGCATCAAACCAGTGGTCAAAAAACCTGCTACTGAACCTAATTTGAAAACTGGTAAACCGACGTCCACAAACatgaaaaagaagaagtcaGCCACTGCAACGCCACCACAGAATACGCCGCCTCCGCCTCCCGCTAACGTAACGAAGCAACCACAGGGCAAAGAAGTTGATAAtgcagaggaggacaaaGTAGACAGCAAGGATGCGGATGAGGAGAGGCTGATAAACTCTATACCTGGGATTGACAAAGCTTTGGCGAAACAGATTCTGCAGGACATTGTGGTCCATGGTGACGAAGTGCACTGGGAGGACATTGCTGGTTTGAATTCGGCAAAGAACTCACTGAAGGAGGCTGTAGTATACCCGTTCTTGCGGCCGgatctgtttcttgggCTAAGGGAGCCTGTCACGGggatgttgctgtttggaCCACCTGGGACAGGTAAGACGATGTTGGCGAGGGCTGTTGCTTGTGAGTCGCATTccacatttttttccattaGTGCGTCATCGTTGACTTCTAAGTACCTTGGTGAGAGTGAGAAGTTGGTCAGAGCGCTGTTCATGATTGCACAGAGACTGGCACCGTCTATTATATTTGTCGACGAGATTGATTCTTTACTTGGGAGTAGAAACCAGGACGGTGAGAACgaaagttcaagaagaattAAGAACGAGTTTTTAGTGCAGTGGTCCGCCCTATCGAGCGCTGCCGCTGGGAAGCAAGTCAAGACGGGTTCCAAGGCGGAGGACAAGAGGGTTCTCGTCTTGGCGGCGACGAACCTGCCTTGGTCGATCGATGAGGCGGCAAGGAGGAGATTTGTCAGAAGACAGTACATTCCCCTACCAGAATCGGAAACTCGGCGTGTCCAGTTTGAAAAGCTGCTGTCTTACCAGATTCACTCGCTCACAAGTGCTGATTTCGAGGAATTGGTGAAAGTGACACAGGGGTACTCTGGGAGTGATATTACGTCGTTGGCCAAGGACGCTGCAATGGGTCCCCTGCGGGAATTGGGCGACCAGCTGTTACTGACGGACCGTGATGAAATCCGCGCTGTGACGTTGGGCGACTTTACTAATAGCTTAGAGTACATCAAGCCgtctgtttcaaaagagGGACTATCGGAGTATGAGAACTGGGCCCTCCATTTCGGTTCGTCCGGTACGTAG
- the CAJ1 gene encoding Caj1p (similar to Saccharomyces cerevisiae CAJ1 (YER048C); ancestral locus Anc_7.217), with product MVKETEYYDVLGIPPTATATEIKKAYRRKAMETHPDKHPDDPTASERFQQVGEAYQVLSDPDLRKQYDEFGKDNAVPQQGFEDAGEYFSMIFGGDGFTNWIGEFSLFKELNSATEMMNGDAQGGGAGAGAATGAAPGATGDHTGVVHKPDGSAGVPTDRNKLTKEQREKLMELEKRRREDLEKQVVDLTKKLNERLEKYLIAVKENHLKDFEAKLKQEIEDLKLESFGIELLYLLAKVYKTKAHDYLLSKKTMGFSKIFTGTRNNARTVKSAYNLLSTGAEAQKAMAEMEKVNPEELDQYERVKFETMLAGKALGVMWAMSRFELEQKLKEVCSRVLHDKNVPSRKRIEKAKALLYFAGKFSSARRTPEEAEEARVFEELILGEQQKKEKRYRYKA from the coding sequence ATGGTGAAGGAGACAGAGTACTATGACGTGCTGGGGATTCCGCCCACGGCAACAGCTACggagatcaagaaggcgTACCGTCGCAAGGCGATGGAGACGCACCCTGACAAGCACCCGGACGATCCGACTGCGTCCGAACGGTTTCAACAGGTAGGGGAGGCGTACCAGGTGTTGAGCGACCCGGATCTGAGGAAGCAGTACGATGAGTTCGGGAAGGACAATGCCGTGCCACAGCAAGGGTTTGAAGACGCTGGGGAGTATTTCTCGATGATCTTCGGTGGGGACGGGTTCACTAACTGGATCGGCGAGTTTTCGCTGTTCAAGGAGTTGAACTCGGCCACGGAGATGATGAATGGGGACGCGCAGGGGGGAGGggctggtgctggtgccgCAACTGGTGCTGCGCCTGGCGCAACGGGTGATCACACAGGTGTGGTGCATAAACCGGATGGCAGTGCCGGTGTCCCGACAGATAGGAACAAGCTGACGAAGGAACAGCGTGAAAAGCTCATGGAGCTTGAGAAAAGGCGTAGAGAGGATTTGGAGAAGCAAGTCGTTGATCTGaccaagaaactgaacgaGAGGCTTGAAAAGTACCTCATCGCAGTCAAGGAGAACCACTTGAAGGATTTTGAGGCGAAATTGAAGCAAGAGATCGAGGATTTGAAGCTAGAGAGTTTCGGTATCGAACTACTGTACTTGCTCGCTAAAGTGTACAAGACAAAGGCACACGACTACCTTCTCTCCAAAAAGACGATGGGgttctccaagatcttcaCGGGCACAAGGAACAACGCACGCACGGTCAAATCCGCGTATAACTTGCTGTCCACGGGCGCAGAGGCGCAGAAGGCCATGGCAGAGATGGAGAAAGTCAACCCAGAGGAACTGGACCAGTACGAGCGCGTTAAATTCGAAACAATGCTCGCGGGGAAGGCCCTCGGCGTCATGTGGGCAATGTCCCGCTTCGAACTGgagcagaaactgaaggagGTCTGCAGCAGGGTCCTCCACGACAAGAACGTGCCCTCGAGAAAGAGAATCGAAAAGGCGAAAGCGCTGCTTTACTTCGCTGGGAAATTCTCCAGCGCAAGAAGAACCCCAGAGGAGGCAGAGGAGGCCCGTGTCTTCGAAGAACTTATCCTGGGCgaacagcagaagaaggagaaaagATACCGTTACAAAGCGTGA